A genomic stretch from Nodosilinea sp. E11 includes:
- a CDS encoding ATP-dependent nuclease has translation MNLKDVKIENFRGVSWLHLPLDKLTVLIGENNAGKSTVLESIKFVLNRSLGNQRGSQFAEYDFHLNDVNVTPQTAQPILITLHFAEENLDEWPDAIIQQMNEVIQLDSAGLNHIWLQAKGNFNPDIVSFETKWIFLNSNEEELILKNLTPINLISRFVPLFFLSALRDASQEFGQRGQFWKSFLKSIQIPDAERAQIEETLEEVNTSVIGANIGLTQVIQEIAKLKGLVPLASNDPVVLEAFPTRIFDMVGKIQVYLKSTYGAKIPLHRHGEGTQSLAVLMLFQAFVASNLAEAYAPESSPILALEEPEAHLHPSAICSLGSFLKNLSGQTLVSSHSGDLLSRVPITSLRRLYKVNGETKVGQVQANLLDDKEMQAIDYSICLTKGQYLFSRCWLLVEGKSDFHLMPLLLDIMGFSQDEVSLSVLEISEVINKGEPFIKLAKALGVQWFMMADGDAAGIEYINRATNHLESHENLTDRAQKLANADIEHEFWHNGYDNFITSIVPPNVQTQIQARAGGDPVKETKEMIKAAINQKGGKPAFAQALAIEIRDRGATTIPQTIQDIITHAVQLAGGRYG, from the coding sequence GTGAATCTGAAAGATGTCAAGATTGAGAACTTTCGTGGTGTCAGTTGGTTACACCTTCCCCTCGACAAACTGACAGTACTAATTGGTGAAAATAACGCTGGAAAGTCAACTGTTTTAGAATCTATAAAGTTTGTTCTTAACCGTAGTCTTGGCAATCAACGTGGTAGCCAGTTCGCCGAATATGATTTTCATCTCAATGATGTTAACGTTACGCCACAAACTGCTCAGCCAATTCTTATCACCTTACACTTTGCCGAAGAAAATCTGGATGAATGGCCTGATGCTATTATTCAGCAGATGAATGAAGTAATTCAGTTAGATTCAGCAGGACTTAATCATATCTGGTTACAAGCAAAAGGCAATTTTAATCCTGATATTGTTTCATTTGAAACCAAGTGGATTTTTCTCAATTCAAACGAGGAAGAGTTGATTTTAAAGAACCTCACACCAATCAACCTTATTTCACGATTTGTCCCGCTTTTTTTCCTGTCGGCATTACGTGATGCCTCTCAAGAGTTTGGACAACGTGGTCAGTTCTGGAAAAGTTTCCTGAAGTCTATCCAGATTCCTGATGCCGAGCGAGCACAAATTGAGGAAACGCTTGAGGAGGTTAATACATCAGTTATCGGTGCAAACATTGGGCTAACGCAAGTTATTCAAGAAATTGCAAAGCTAAAGGGACTTGTCCCTTTAGCTTCTAATGATCCTGTCGTACTGGAAGCATTTCCAACCCGTATCTTTGATATGGTCGGTAAAATTCAGGTGTATCTAAAATCAACTTACGGAGCAAAGATTCCCCTCCATCGGCATGGGGAGGGAACTCAGAGCCTTGCAGTATTGATGCTTTTTCAAGCCTTTGTAGCTAGCAATCTAGCTGAAGCCTATGCCCCTGAGTCTAGCCCAATTCTTGCTTTGGAAGAACCAGAGGCGCATCTTCATCCATCGGCTATTTGTTCACTTGGTTCATTTTTAAAGAATCTGTCAGGGCAAACCCTAGTTTCTAGCCATTCTGGCGATTTGCTTTCACGGGTTCCAATTACGTCATTACGCAGGTTATACAAAGTCAATGGAGAAACAAAGGTAGGACAAGTTCAGGCAAATTTGTTGGATGACAAAGAGATGCAGGCAATTGATTATAGTATTTGTCTGACAAAGGGCCAATACCTATTTTCACGTTGCTGGCTACTTGTGGAAGGTAAATCAGATTTTCATCTTATGCCTCTTCTTCTAGATATCATGGGTTTCTCTCAAGATGAAGTTAGTCTATCAGTCCTTGAAATTAGCGAAGTCATCAACAAAGGTGAGCCGTTTATAAAGCTGGCAAAAGCACTCGGTGTTCAATGGTTTATGATGGCAGATGGCGATGCTGCTGGTATTGAGTATATCAACCGAGCGACGAATCATCTTGAGAGCCATGAAAATCTCACAGATCGCGCCCAGAAATTAGCAAATGCTGATATCGAGCATGAGTTTTGGCATAACGGCTATGATAATTTTATTACAAGCATTGTTCCGCCTAATGTTCAAACTCAAATTCAGGCGAGAGCAGGAGGCGACCCAGTAAAAGAAACAAAGGAGATGATTAAAGCCGCTATCAATCAGAAGGGGGGAAAACCTGC